In Uranotaenia lowii strain MFRU-FL chromosome 2, ASM2978415v1, whole genome shotgun sequence, one genomic interval encodes:
- the LOC129747492 gene encoding uncharacterized protein LOC129747492: MSGRVGLWLSGNIERSSSHTNVWPELVRLNKFNLAPNDLTLSSSFPYMGFKVKFPSPQEWLSGFVEDQMSSHIVFYTDGSLSNSRAGAGIYCHELNIEYAQPLGKYCTVFQAELYAIMYGVQIALQKKIMFRTIYFCSDSQAAIKSLSASSSRSKLVIACRKAIEELAEGNGLNLLWVPGHKGIFGNECADELARAGSEKEFYGPEPAVPISPCWFRNQIQTWSSNQHERYWEELDTCRQTKLFLEKPSPIISSYLLTLNKFHCSILIRALSGHCKLNYHMHNIQRAESPVCGSCESDVEDPFHLICNCPSFARLRFRTLGSYALSESEFKKLNLKNILSFLTECRKEL, encoded by the coding sequence atgagcggcagagttggtctctggctgtcaggaaatatcgaaagatcatcgagtcatacaaatgtgtggcctgaattagttagattaaacaagtttaatctagcgccaaacgatttaacactctcgagtagttttccctacatggggtttaaagtcaaatttccttctcctcaagaatggttatcaggtttcgtagaggaccaaatgtcctctcatattgtattctatactgacggttcattatcaaacagccgtgcaggtgcaggaatttactgtcacgagttgaacatagaatatgctcaacctctaggaaaatattgtacagtctttcaggctgagctatatgctattatgtatggagtgcaaattgcacttcaaaagaagattatgttcagaacaatttatttctgttcagatagccaagcagctatcaaatcactcagtgcttccagttctagatcaaaactggtaatcgcatgccggaaagcaatcgaagaacttgctgaaggcaatggattaaaccttctatgggtacccggacataagggaatttttggaaacgaatgcgccgacgaactcgctagagctgggtcggaaaaggaattttacggaccagagccggctgtcccaatatcaccatgttggttcaggaaccaaattcaaacttggtcctctaaccagcatgaacgatactgggaagagttggacacttgtcgtcaaactaaattatttttagaaaaaccatctccaatcatatcgagttacttattaactttaaataaatttcattgcagcatcttgatcagagcactctccggtcattgtaaactcaactatcacatgcacaacattcagcgtgctgaatctccagtatgtggtagttgtgaatcagatgtggaagatcccttccatcttatatgtaactgtccctcatttgccagactacgttttcgtactctgggatcttacgctttaagcgaatctgagtttaagaaattaaacttaaaaaacattctatcattccttaccgaatgtagaaaagagctttaa
- the LOC129750093 gene encoding mitochondrial carrier protein Rim2-like isoform X1: MSQRDRETFIHLFAGGLAGTAGAVVTCPLEVVKTRLQSSSASFIHSIPATRDVASAITNNGTPKLTGNELHHHHNAQHRVCASTILSRRRPSVFAIPQCGLSTSVQSISIWQCLKHIVQTEGSRALFKGLGPNIVGVAPSRAIYFCAYSKAKNALNTVGFIQANSPIVHIMSASCAGFVSASLTNPIWFVKTRLQLDYNSNGAKMTVSECIRRIYETQGLRGFYKGITASYFGISETVIHFVIYEALKKKLNELRQAHSPSDDKTSRDFMEFMAAGATSKTIASIVAYPHEVARTRLREEGNKYRSFWQTIFTVWKEEGRAGLYRGLGTQLVRQIPNTAIMMATYEAVVYVLTHHIENPENLVVGN; encoded by the exons TCTCGCAGGAACTGCCGGTGCCGTGGTAACATGCCCGCTGGAAGTGGTCAAAACCCGTCTGCAAAGCTCGTCCGCCTCGTTCATCCACAGCATACCGGCGACGCGTGACGTAGCCAGCGCCATCACCAACAATGGAACGCCGAAGCTGACCGGAAACGAGCTGCACCATCACCACAACGCCCAGCACCGGGTCTGCGCCAGTACCATCCTTAGCCGCCGGCGACCATCC GTTTTCGCTATCCCACAGTGCGGCCTCTCGACCTCGGTCCAGTCCATCTCGATCTGGCAATGTTTGAAGCACATCGTCCAAACCGAAGGTAGCCGGGCCCTGTTCAAGGGTCTGGGCCCCAACATCGTCGGCGTCGCGCCGTCTCGTGCCATCTACTTCTGTGCATACTCTAAGGCCAAGAACGCGCTCAATACTGTCGG TTTCATTCAGGCGAATTCGCCTATAGTGCACATAATGAGTGCTTCCTGTGCCGGTTTCGTCTCGGCGTCGCTCACAAATCCAATTTGGTTTGTCAAAACGCGTCTACAGCTGGACTATAACTCAAATGGAGCAAAGATGACGGTATCCGAATGCATTCGAAGGATCTACGAAACACAAGGCCTGCGCGGCTTTTACAAGGGCATTACAGCAAGCTATTTTGGAATTTCGGAAACGGTGATCCACTTCGTGATCTACGAGGCGCTCAAAAAGAAACTG AATGAACTTCGCCAAGCACACAGCCCCAGTGACGACAAGACTTCCCGAGATTTCATGGAATTCATGGCGGCTGGAGCCACTTCGAAGACCATCGCATCGATCGTGGCTTACCCACATGAAGTGGCCCGCACGAGGCTGCGCGAGGAAGGCAACAAGTATCGCAGTTTCTGGCAGACCATCTTCACCGTTTGGAAGGAGGAAGGCAGGGCTGGATTGTATCG CGGTCTCGGAACGCAGCTGGTCCGGCAGATACCGAACACTGCTATCATGATGGCCACCTATGAAGCAGTGGTGTATGTGCTCACCCATCATATTGAGAATCCGGAAAATCTGGTTGTCGGCAACTGA
- the LOC129750093 gene encoding mitochondrial carrier protein Rim2-like isoform X2, with the protein MSQRDRETFIHLFAGGLAGTAGAVVTCPLEVVKTRLQSSSASFIHSIPATRDVASAITNNGTPKLTGNELHHHHNAQHRVCASTILSRRRPSVFAIPQCGLSTSVQSISIWQCLKHIVQTEGSRALFKGLGPNIVGVAPSRAIYFCAYSKAKNALNTVGFIQANSPIVHIMSASCAGFVSASLTNPIWFVKTRLQLDYNSNGAKMTVSECIRRIYETQGLRGFYKGITASYFGISETVIHFVIYEALKKKLFYVFASLLILTYALNVCVLVCVLSTDITPAEPSPPFKKRPSFMKSAPKAFEMIT; encoded by the exons TCTCGCAGGAACTGCCGGTGCCGTGGTAACATGCCCGCTGGAAGTGGTCAAAACCCGTCTGCAAAGCTCGTCCGCCTCGTTCATCCACAGCATACCGGCGACGCGTGACGTAGCCAGCGCCATCACCAACAATGGAACGCCGAAGCTGACCGGAAACGAGCTGCACCATCACCACAACGCCCAGCACCGGGTCTGCGCCAGTACCATCCTTAGCCGCCGGCGACCATCC GTTTTCGCTATCCCACAGTGCGGCCTCTCGACCTCGGTCCAGTCCATCTCGATCTGGCAATGTTTGAAGCACATCGTCCAAACCGAAGGTAGCCGGGCCCTGTTCAAGGGTCTGGGCCCCAACATCGTCGGCGTCGCGCCGTCTCGTGCCATCTACTTCTGTGCATACTCTAAGGCCAAGAACGCGCTCAATACTGTCGG TTTCATTCAGGCGAATTCGCCTATAGTGCACATAATGAGTGCTTCCTGTGCCGGTTTCGTCTCGGCGTCGCTCACAAATCCAATTTGGTTTGTCAAAACGCGTCTACAGCTGGACTATAACTCAAATGGAGCAAAGATGACGGTATCCGAATGCATTCGAAGGATCTACGAAACACAAGGCCTGCGCGGCTTTTACAAGGGCATTACAGCAAGCTATTTTGGAATTTCGGAAACGGTGATCCACTTCGTGATCTACGAGGCGCTCAAAAAGAAACTG TTTTATGTGTTCGCTTCTTTGCTAATCCTAACATATGCATTGAACGTGTGTGTGCTCGTCTGTGTGTTGTCCACTGATATCACACCGGCTGAACCATCACCACCTTTTAAAAAAAGACCATCTTTCATGAAGAGCGCCCCAAAAGCGTTCGAGATGATAACATGA